Proteins from one Mesotoga infera genomic window:
- a CDS encoding peptidylprolyl isomerase, producing the protein MPAKKPSRNANFMKSIQRPIVWAIVILFGIGIIWWTVAQYLGSGFRNNTQDVDQTVKFEETVGGLTRDGTPVTDSRYWITYSEYEISARDTLSNIRSQGYNLDPYFEVENNPSEMGIRYELFRSLIDQKTLLLYAVENDVVPTAQQIKSESDRIVNQYVADENTKAAIIYQYGSVEAFAELVQEYVSTQLLSMNVQAKALPNIEEDFKQYVADNMTDLKYEYEKVTASHILVTDEASALELKAKIEEGVLSFSQAASEFSIDTGSAIDGGDLGEFGHGQMVKEFEDAAFAATPGVITGPVLSQFGYHLIDVATKTTFDTYEEFVKVAGYDTEYSQYSNDRFNSWLSSYKEENKLSYAINDPDLVMYEKYANSRNDAESSQKLMAELQNEYFDGEGNVLIGDSYLPLVIYTELADSRVSELRNEILDLEDLKSILTTVPASITSLSKEEIAAQLETTPSTDSITRVYLSNSQRAHDYFDKYGISELVDVEKLLSEKNEAYDKTNTYFESSVKFLYSAMPNSSQVINYMYRIDGNDPKIVYLYNESIYNRNIRPLLENPTLLDSYLQYYGQYFGAQTVSFLIDSPVQSVESDLNMKILNITDVATDLKVSTLYLLVDMYEKLANIQKNEQMMRMYLIGEMSYLEMLLELYPDDAALKSTIETVQFQISELATGTGTTTEATGTEN; encoded by the coding sequence ATGCCGGCAAAGAAACCAAGTAGAAACGCCAATTTCATGAAATCAATTCAACGCCCGATAGTATGGGCAATAGTCATACTATTCGGGATCGGGATCATCTGGTGGACGGTTGCCCAGTACCTCGGAAGCGGTTTTAGGAATAACACGCAGGATGTTGATCAGACAGTCAAGTTCGAAGAAACAGTCGGCGGACTCACCAGAGATGGAACCCCGGTGACCGATTCAAGGTACTGGATCACTTATTCGGAATACGAGATCTCAGCTAGAGACACTCTGAGCAACATAAGGAGTCAGGGTTACAACCTGGATCCATACTTTGAAGTTGAAAACAATCCCAGCGAGATGGGAATAAGATATGAGCTTTTCAGATCTCTCATCGATCAGAAAACGCTTCTACTGTACGCCGTTGAGAATGATGTGGTTCCGACTGCCCAACAGATAAAATCCGAAAGCGACCGCATAGTCAATCAGTACGTGGCCGATGAAAACACCAAGGCCGCAATAATATATCAATACGGATCGGTAGAGGCTTTCGCGGAATTAGTTCAGGAGTATGTATCGACACAGCTCCTCTCGATGAATGTCCAAGCAAAGGCGCTCCCGAACATCGAAGAGGATTTCAAACAGTACGTGGCCGATAACATGACCGATCTAAAGTACGAGTACGAGAAAGTAACTGCCAGCCATATTCTGGTAACCGATGAGGCCAGTGCTCTCGAGCTTAAAGCTAAGATCGAAGAGGGTGTTTTGTCCTTCTCTCAGGCTGCCAGCGAATTTTCAATTGATACAGGTTCTGCGATTGACGGCGGTGATCTGGGCGAATTCGGACACGGGCAGATGGTAAAGGAATTCGAAGATGCCGCTTTTGCAGCAACTCCCGGAGTCATAACCGGCCCAGTTCTGTCGCAGTTCGGTTATCACCTGATAGACGTGGCCACCAAGACGACCTTCGATACGTACGAAGAGTTCGTGAAAGTTGCAGGATACGACACCGAGTACTCCCAGTACAGCAACGACCGTTTCAATTCGTGGCTTTCCAGCTATAAGGAGGAGAACAAGCTCTCCTATGCCATCAACGATCCGGATCTGGTAATGTACGAGAAATACGCCAACAGCAGAAACGATGCCGAGAGCTCGCAAAAACTAATGGCTGAGCTTCAGAACGAGTATTTCGACGGTGAAGGCAATGTTTTGATAGGTGATTCTTACTTGCCGTTGGTTATCTACACAGAACTCGCAGATAGCAGGGTTTCTGAACTCAGGAACGAAATCCTAGATCTTGAGGATCTTAAAAGTATATTGACCACAGTTCCCGCGAGCATAACATCCCTATCGAAAGAAGAGATAGCGGCTCAGCTTGAAACCACTCCGTCAACCGATTCGATAACAAGAGTATATCTTTCCAATTCGCAGAGAGCGCACGATTACTTTGACAAATACGGCATTTCGGAATTGGTGGATGTGGAGAAACTGCTCTCGGAAAAGAACGAAGCATATGACAAAACCAACACTTATTTCGAAAGCAGTGTAAAGTTCCTGTACTCGGCGATGCCCAATTCCTCGCAGGTGATAAACTACATGTACAGGATAGATGGAAATGATCCGAAGATCGTATATCTCTATAACGAGAGTATCTACAACAGAAATATCAGGCCGCTCTTGGAGAATCCTACGCTTCTGGATAGCTATCTCCAGTACTACGGTCAGTACTTTGGAGCCCAGACCGTTTCTTTTTTGATCGATTCTCCCGTTCAAAGCGTCGAAAGCGACCTGAACATGAAAATACTCAACATTACGGACGTTGCAACGGATCTTAAAGTCAGCACACTCTATCTGCTGGTGGATATGTACGAGAAACTCGCGAATATACAGAAAAACGAACAGATGATGCGGATGTACCTCATAGGTGAGATGAGTTACCTGGAGATGCTTCTGGAACTGTATCCCGATGATGCGGCGTTAAAATCGACGATAGAGACCGTTCAGTTCCAGATATCAGAGCTGGCAACGGGCACCGGCACTACTACGGAAGCTACCGGAACGGAAAACTGA
- a CDS encoding nucleoside kinase, with product MTKKTLRIKGIEESISVSEGMTFQDLACRFQERYGSPIMAAKSGNSLLELCRPIADEKEIELVDLSSLDGIRIYTRGAIFILFMAVRELLGKVSLDVHHSRGSGLICEIEGFATDHELLGRIQKKMREIVEENVPFIKDTIGKFEAIRLFMEDGQIDKALLFKYRKKSTVNIYRCKGYLNYFYGYMPFSTGSVNNFSLIPYGSYFVLNLPSPSEPNTLPDFVDQPKISSIFLEHERWGGILGVKTIGELNGIISKGYKETREMINIAEALHEKKIAGIADQIASRESARVILVAGPSSSGKTTFSKRLMLQLKVLGMNPIQISLDDYFFDRKDTPRDENGNYDFESIYALNIDLFNRQMGELLEGKEVLLPKFDFLLGKSGFQEKAVSIGHDQPIIVEGIHGLNELLTASIPKERKFKIYVSALTQLNIDNMNRIPTTDVRLLRRIVRDNRFRGHSALDTIRMWSSVRRGEDRYIFPFQEEADAMFNSALAYELAILKSFAEPLLVQIDDSVPEFLEAKRLLRFIDYFLPITNLEDVPRTSIIKEFIGGSVFSY from the coding sequence ATGACGAAGAAAACTTTAAGAATCAAAGGAATCGAGGAATCGATTTCGGTCTCCGAAGGAATGACCTTTCAGGATCTGGCTTGCAGGTTTCAAGAAAGGTACGGGTCCCCAATAATGGCCGCAAAATCCGGGAACTCTCTTCTTGAACTCTGTAGACCTATCGCTGACGAGAAGGAGATCGAATTGGTCGATCTCAGTTCACTAGATGGGATAAGAATCTATACCAGAGGAGCCATTTTTATACTCTTCATGGCCGTCAGAGAGCTGCTTGGAAAGGTCTCGCTTGACGTCCATCATTCGAGGGGTTCCGGTCTGATCTGTGAAATAGAGGGTTTCGCGACGGATCATGAACTTCTCGGCAGAATTCAGAAAAAGATGAGGGAGATAGTTGAGGAGAACGTCCCATTCATAAAGGACACCATAGGAAAGTTCGAGGCGATAAGACTTTTCATGGAAGACGGTCAGATCGATAAAGCTCTACTCTTCAAGTATCGAAAAAAATCCACAGTCAATATATACCGGTGCAAAGGTTATCTGAATTATTTTTACGGTTACATGCCTTTCTCCACAGGTTCTGTGAACAATTTCTCACTCATACCCTACGGCAGTTATTTCGTGCTGAACCTGCCTTCACCAAGCGAACCTAACACTCTGCCGGATTTCGTGGATCAACCGAAAATTTCCAGCATCTTTCTCGAACACGAACGCTGGGGAGGCATACTCGGTGTCAAGACGATAGGCGAGTTGAACGGAATAATAAGTAAAGGATACAAGGAAACCAGAGAGATGATAAACATCGCCGAAGCTCTCCATGAAAAGAAGATAGCAGGAATAGCCGATCAGATAGCGAGTCGAGAGAGTGCGAGGGTTATCCTGGTTGCCGGACCGTCGAGCTCGGGGAAAACCACCTTTTCAAAACGGCTCATGTTGCAGTTGAAAGTACTGGGAATGAATCCGATCCAGATTTCGCTGGATGATTACTTCTTCGATAGAAAGGATACCCCACGGGACGAAAACGGAAACTACGATTTCGAGTCGATATACGCACTAAATATTGACCTCTTCAACAGACAGATGGGTGAGTTGCTCGAGGGTAAAGAGGTGTTGCTTCCAAAATTCGATTTTCTTCTCGGAAAGAGCGGTTTTCAAGAAAAGGCCGTTTCAATAGGTCACGATCAGCCAATAATCGTGGAAGGTATTCACGGTCTAAATGAGCTGCTGACGGCTTCGATACCTAAAGAAAGAAAATTCAAGATATATGTGAGCGCGCTAACCCAGTTGAATATAGATAATATGAACAGAATTCCAACCACCGATGTCAGATTGTTGCGCAGAATAGTGAGGGACAACAGGTTCAGGGGGCACTCGGCTCTGGACACGATTAGAATGTGGTCGAGTGTCAGAAGGGGAGAGGACAGGTACATTTTCCCCTTCCAGGAAGAGGCCGATGCTATGTTCAACTCCGCGCTGGCTTACGAGCTGGCTATACTAAAGAGTTTCGCAGAACCCCTCCTTGTCCAGATAGATGATTCGGTACCTGAGTTCTTAGAAGCGAAAAGGCTTTTGAGGTTTATAGATTACTTTTTGCCAATAACCAATCTGGAAGATGTGCCAAGAACTTCCATAATAAAGGAATTTATCGGCGGTAGTGTGTTCAGTTACTGA
- a CDS encoding metal-sensitive transcriptional regulator, translating into MQVMDDSTRKAVLNRLKRIEGQIRGLQKMVENDRVCGDILTQVSAVNSALSRVSEMIIKGYARKCVVEANEAGKIEELDNLIENIIKLRGI; encoded by the coding sequence ATGCAGGTTATGGATGATAGTACCAGAAAAGCAGTCCTTAATAGGTTGAAGAGGATCGAAGGACAGATAAGAGGACTGCAAAAGATGGTAGAGAATGATAGAGTATGCGGCGACATTCTCACACAGGTTTCTGCAGTCAACTCGGCTCTCTCGAGGGTTTCGGAGATGATAATCAAGGGTTATGCCAGAAAATGCGTTGTTGAGGCCAACGAAGCAGGGAAAATCGAGGAGCTGGATAATCTGATCGAAAACATCATCAAACTTAGAGGAATATGA
- a CDS encoding tRNA (adenine-N1)-methyltransferase, whose translation MIRPGDRVVILLEDEETRFFAEVSEGKVLATHYGNLIMSSLVGMEYGSFVSLGFKGAYVLKPSLLDGVLSLKRSTQIVYPKDIAFITLNLDIKDGDIVYEAGTGTGVMTSVLSRMVGSSGRVVTYEKRSDFVRRARENVAALGKIDRVTFFPEDIENCNEENVADSFFLDVPDPLAVMGRAVSTLKGSGRICVLCPTTNQVQESIRRLGELGVVDIQMWEIMARNYKTNPDRLRPEDRMVGHTAYLVFGVKIKRRSRS comes from the coding sequence ATGATAAGACCAGGTGATCGTGTTGTAATACTACTCGAAGATGAAGAGACGAGGTTTTTCGCAGAAGTGAGCGAAGGAAAAGTTCTGGCGACCCATTATGGGAATCTGATCATGTCCTCCCTAGTAGGTATGGAGTACGGCTCTTTCGTTTCACTGGGATTCAAGGGAGCTTATGTGTTAAAGCCATCTTTATTGGATGGAGTCCTCTCGCTTAAACGTTCTACACAGATAGTCTATCCGAAAGATATCGCGTTCATAACGCTCAACCTAGACATCAAAGATGGGGATATCGTTTATGAGGCGGGAACGGGAACCGGTGTCATGACTTCTGTCTTGTCCAGGATGGTGGGGAGTTCTGGGCGTGTGGTAACCTACGAAAAAAGAAGTGATTTCGTCAGGAGAGCCCGGGAAAATGTGGCCGCTCTCGGGAAAATAGACAGGGTGACTTTTTTTCCGGAAGATATAGAGAATTGCAACGAAGAGAACGTGGCCGATTCTTTCTTTCTGGATGTACCCGACCCTCTTGCAGTAATGGGCAGAGCAGTTTCGACATTGAAAGGCAGCGGTAGAATCTGCGTTCTTTGTCCGACGACCAATCAAGTTCAAGAATCCATAAGACGTCTTGGAGAGCTGGGTGTTGTCGATATTCAGATGTGGGAGATAATGGCAAGAAACTACAAAACCAATCCCGATAGATTGCGACCCGAGGACCGTATGGTGGGACATACGGCATACCTTGTTTTTGGTGTGAAGATCAAGAGGAGGAGTAGATCATGA
- a CDS encoding S41 family peptidase, producing MKKNKLFKTVGVISALVGVFFLGAFTSLSYENMLDKFSPMFEILTYIDRNYYDIEKVDYDNILDEVLKGTMRGLEDPFAWYFDPVETKENEIDTSSKYGGIGSVVQYNIEFECLQVVSPMAGSPSERIGLRSGDLIITIDGTPVSQTGYYESVNMLRGEPGTKVILEVYRQGSTETIFFEITREIIEIKSVKSEIIDYEGSSISYIQITGFNAPTYEEFQNALDLTRDSQAYIIDLRNNPGGLLQSVLNISSLILPKGQRVITIRYRDGQEEIYNSWGSRYNSYFTNKPIVVLVNEGSASASEILTGALKDHNIATVIGTRTFGKAAVQTVYNLSNGGEIWLPTAHYFTPNGDDIHLVGIEPNITVEATAVSLEDENRALTLSTAAVDIENDAQLFAALEAIAQMLGVGVAN from the coding sequence ATGAAAAAGAATAAACTTTTTAAGACCGTTGGAGTTATCTCTGCGCTTGTCGGTGTCTTCTTTTTGGGAGCTTTCACCTCTTTATCGTACGAAAACATGCTCGATAAGTTCAGCCCAATGTTCGAAATACTGACCTATATAGACAGAAATTACTACGATATCGAAAAGGTTGACTACGACAATATTCTGGATGAAGTTCTTAAAGGTACTATGAGGGGACTGGAAGATCCCTTCGCCTGGTATTTCGATCCGGTTGAGACTAAGGAAAACGAAATCGATACCAGTTCCAAGTACGGAGGTATTGGATCGGTCGTGCAGTACAACATCGAGTTCGAATGTCTCCAGGTCGTGTCGCCTATGGCCGGAAGTCCCTCCGAAAGGATCGGCCTTAGATCAGGAGACTTGATTATTACGATAGACGGTACACCTGTCTCACAGACCGGCTATTACGAGTCGGTGAACATGCTTAGAGGAGAGCCCGGCACAAAAGTCATCCTCGAGGTTTACAGACAAGGATCTACCGAAACGATCTTCTTCGAAATCACAAGGGAGATAATCGAAATCAAGAGCGTTAAAAGCGAGATCATTGATTACGAGGGCTCTAGCATTTCCTACATACAGATAACGGGGTTCAACGCGCCCACGTACGAAGAGTTCCAGAACGCCCTCGATCTCACCAGAGATAGTCAGGCTTACATAATCGATCTGAGGAACAATCCCGGAGGTCTACTCCAGAGCGTTTTGAACATTTCCTCCCTTATACTTCCCAAAGGACAGCGGGTGATAACTATAAGATACAGGGATGGACAGGAAGAAATCTACAATTCCTGGGGTTCACGCTATAACAGCTATTTTACGAACAAGCCTATCGTAGTGCTCGTTAACGAAGGAAGCGCCTCGGCCTCCGAAATATTGACAGGTGCCTTGAAGGACCACAATATAGCGACGGTAATAGGTACGAGGACTTTTGGCAAAGCCGCCGTTCAGACAGTGTACAATCTCTCCAACGGTGGCGAGATATGGTTGCCGACGGCCCATTACTTCACTCCTAACGGAGACGACATACATCTTGTAGGCATAGAACCGAACATCACCGTTGAAGCGACGGCAGTCTCTCTAGAAGACGAAAACAGGGCTCTAACCCTGTCAACTGCAGCGGTAGATATTGAAAACGATGCACAATTATTCGCGGCCCTCGAGGCGATAGCTCAAATGCTGGGAGTCGGTGTGGCCAATTGA
- a CDS encoding efflux RND transporter permease subunit — MDRLSEFIIRHRAAVIVFFGILGIFGAFLSSKLSIDSDLMKILPENDPVIRQYESFIEGNSSRDVTYIVIKSDDKSPRGIDNLVAAAREIFDSADQFTSIEAFVRFDVISDLGPLGFVLVDSSELESLSSSNQDMVRNVQRLVNYDFSAIHNIGEMLAGFDDFKEIMKGDESAERFENFIRLPDSIPQKDPMVLVMGFKLDGPSSDVAYVARVIPSLRKWISEKLEPYGLTYGMAGDHFGTYDSHRQATDDFMLTTVISLTGISLLFLLAYSSLKITLFVFLSLAVSMFITLGAAHLIFGSLNIITSFVTSITLGLGIDYGIHMVTRLSDGAKKERNAQRLLRETYGSLLKPLMASMLTTAAVFVILALIDSPAVRELGILTSFGIVIFFIVMITFLPALSIKTVMNLGRSANIHLLDRFFSWLARLIRKFGVVSGGIVFVLILSLSYLGYISITNFSYTPPGLMATDSEQIAVPALIERTFGGSILNSVPFMVGDVESLRRAHESLNNNPNIRSVFSILSILEDGSQNQVNRIQSITRQINSMRNSPLVEALLKKAQYYDFMIELLDRAESVKSSDELIDLISEVIPDSLKERVLYEDGQGRRYFVINAEPTSIIYRNNVIKILFDSVGEELREAAGGYPKVFYYLMDVVRKISIPVSLFAFVVVFIIVTIERKNLFDGLKLFALMIGILMTMFGLMEISGIETTFITVISAPLIIGIGVDALVYVVHSSGKRNENELARTLKSITMSSVTTMFAFFSFAFAEGKLLRNFGLSLASGVLMSLVVATFLVPVLPWNSKERNGG, encoded by the coding sequence GTGGACAGACTCAGTGAGTTCATAATTCGACATCGGGCGGCTGTGATAGTCTTTTTCGGAATTCTGGGAATTTTTGGAGCTTTTCTCTCTTCCAAGCTCAGTATCGATTCCGATCTGATGAAAATACTTCCCGAAAACGATCCAGTCATAAGGCAATATGAGAGTTTCATAGAGGGAAACTCTTCGAGAGATGTGACTTATATCGTTATCAAAAGTGACGACAAGTCTCCCCGGGGTATCGACAACCTGGTAGCCGCCGCACGAGAAATTTTTGACAGTGCCGATCAATTCACCAGTATAGAAGCTTTCGTAAGGTTTGACGTAATCTCGGATCTCGGACCGCTCGGCTTTGTACTCGTGGACTCCTCCGAACTTGAATCTCTGAGCAGTTCTAATCAAGATATGGTCAGAAACGTGCAGAGACTCGTTAATTATGACTTTTCGGCCATACACAACATCGGTGAAATGCTGGCGGGATTCGATGATTTCAAAGAAATAATGAAAGGAGATGAAAGCGCGGAGCGCTTTGAAAATTTCATCAGGCTCCCGGACAGTATCCCTCAGAAAGACCCGATGGTCCTGGTCATGGGTTTCAAACTCGACGGCCCCTCGTCAGATGTGGCATATGTGGCCCGTGTAATCCCGTCCCTCCGGAAATGGATAAGCGAGAAGCTCGAGCCGTACGGTCTTACCTATGGTATGGCCGGCGATCATTTCGGCACTTACGATTCTCACAGGCAGGCAACTGACGATTTCATGCTAACAACCGTGATCTCTTTGACTGGAATATCTTTGCTCTTTCTGCTCGCCTACTCTAGCCTTAAGATCACTTTATTCGTATTCTTGTCGTTGGCGGTTTCGATGTTCATAACCCTAGGAGCGGCTCATTTGATTTTTGGGTCGCTCAATATAATTACCTCATTTGTAACCTCCATAACTCTTGGTCTCGGTATCGATTACGGAATTCATATGGTAACAAGACTTTCCGACGGCGCAAAGAAGGAGAGAAATGCGCAGAGGCTCTTAAGGGAGACTTACGGGTCTCTTTTGAAGCCTTTGATGGCGAGTATGCTAACAACGGCAGCCGTTTTCGTGATTCTTGCTTTAATCGATTCCCCGGCAGTAAGGGAACTCGGAATACTTACTTCCTTCGGAATAGTCATATTTTTTATCGTCATGATAACGTTTTTACCTGCACTGAGTATAAAGACCGTCATGAATCTTGGCAGATCGGCGAACATCCATCTTCTTGATCGATTTTTTTCATGGCTGGCAAGGTTGATAAGAAAATTCGGTGTAGTTTCAGGCGGTATTGTCTTCGTACTTATACTTTCTCTAAGTTATCTCGGTTATATAAGCATAACCAATTTTTCTTATACTCCACCGGGACTGATGGCCACCGATTCCGAACAAATAGCCGTTCCGGCGCTGATAGAAAGAACTTTCGGAGGAAGTATCCTGAACTCGGTTCCATTCATGGTCGGCGACGTTGAATCGTTAAGGCGTGCTCATGAAAGCCTCAATAACAATCCGAATATAAGGAGCGTCTTCTCCATACTCTCGATTCTGGAAGATGGAAGTCAGAATCAGGTGAACAGGATACAATCGATCACGAGACAGATAAATTCGATGCGTAACTCGCCACTTGTGGAGGCCCTGCTCAAAAAAGCTCAGTACTACGATTTCATGATTGAACTTCTCGACAGGGCCGAAAGCGTGAAAAGCTCCGACGAACTCATCGATTTAATATCGGAGGTCATACCCGATAGTCTCAAGGAAAGGGTCCTGTACGAAGATGGGCAAGGACGGAGATATTTCGTTATCAACGCTGAGCCTACATCCATAATCTACAGAAACAACGTGATAAAAATCCTTTTCGACAGTGTTGGCGAAGAGCTCAGAGAAGCCGCCGGTGGTTACCCGAAAGTATTCTATTACCTGATGGATGTCGTACGAAAGATATCGATCCCGGTCTCACTCTTTGCTTTTGTAGTCGTTTTTATAATAGTGACCATCGAAAGGAAGAACCTGTTCGATGGATTGAAACTCTTTGCCTTGATGATAGGCATCCTTATGACGATGTTCGGGCTGATGGAGATTTCAGGTATCGAGACGACTTTCATAACGGTAATCTCGGCACCGCTCATAATAGGTATAGGGGTCGATGCGCTGGTATATGTGGTCCACAGTTCGGGAAAGAGAAACGAAAACGAGCTAGCCAGAACGCTGAAATCCATAACTATGTCATCCGTAACAACGATGTTTGCCTTTTTTTCCTTTGCCTTCGCGGAGGGTAAACTGCTGAGAAATTTCGGACTCAGCCTGGCTTCGGGTGTTCTTATGTCACTTGTTGTTGCAACTTTTCTAGTTCCCGTGCTACCATGGAACAGCAAAGAACGAAATGGAGGTTAA
- a CDS encoding metallophosphoesterase family protein, with amino-acid sequence MRRLVRSLEAKSSDVFVFIGDYVDRGPDSKGVIDYLIALSERYECHFLRGNHEQMFLDYLNREPGAMIWAYNGMERTVMSYGSLGAVPDNHIDFLNRTVYGHTIKRFVFVHAGVRPGIPLEEQEERDLLWIREPFLSSHNPIKGKTVIFGHTPQFGGPLIEKSKIGIDTGCVYGGYLTAYRIEDRHWVCEK; translated from the coding sequence TTGAGAAGACTTGTACGGTCTCTGGAGGCAAAGAGTTCCGATGTTTTCGTTTTTATCGGTGACTACGTTGACAGAGGGCCCGATTCAAAAGGTGTTATCGATTATCTGATAGCTCTTTCGGAAAGATACGAATGTCACTTCTTAAGAGGTAATCATGAACAGATGTTTCTTGATTATCTGAACCGCGAGCCAGGTGCAATGATCTGGGCATACAACGGTATGGAGAGAACCGTTATGAGTTACGGGAGTTTGGGGGCCGTTCCCGACAATCACATCGATTTTCTCAATAGAACTGTTTACGGCCACACGATAAAAAGGTTCGTTTTTGTCCATGCCGGTGTCAGGCCGGGGATACCACTCGAAGAGCAAGAAGAACGAGACTTGTTATGGATTAGAGAACCTTTTCTAAGCAGTCACAACCCGATCAAGGGTAAGACGGTAATCTTCGGACATACACCACAATTTGGCGGGCCGTTGATCGAAAAAAGCAAAATAGGCATAGACACCGGCTGTGTCTATGGAGGTTACCTTACGGCGTACAGGATCGAAGACAGACACTGGGTGTGTGAGAAATGA
- a CDS encoding Glu/Leu/Phe/Val family dehydrogenase, with protein sequence MAEISLFENALKQFNKAADVMNLSNSMRQVLTSTKRELTVNFPVRMDDGEIKVFTGHRVQHNVARGPAKGGIRYHQNVTLDEVKALAFWMTWKCAVVGIPYGGGKGGVCVNPQELSMGELERLSRRFFSEIQIIIGENEDIPAPDVNTNAQIMSWYMDTYSMNVGHSVLGIVTGKPLEIGGSKGRSEATGRGVRVIAEEAAKYKGMDPKSATVAVQGFGNVGSFAAKLISEEIGSKVVALSDVSGGLYNPAGFDIDEVIAYRDQNKGVIEGYPKGQKISNNDLLALDVDILVPAALENAITANNAGDIKAKIIVEGANGPITPEADEIILSKNIFIVPDFLANAGGVTVSYFEWVQGLQHYFWDIEDVRRALHKIMKEAFNSVASTANKYNIDMRSAAYVDAIEKVALATKLRGIYP encoded by the coding sequence GTGGCCGAGATAAGTTTGTTTGAAAATGCATTGAAGCAGTTTAACAAAGCTGCGGATGTAATGAATCTGAGCAACAGCATGAGGCAGGTTCTCACTTCAACGAAGAGAGAACTCACGGTGAATTTCCCGGTGAGAATGGATGACGGCGAAATAAAAGTGTTCACCGGTCATAGAGTTCAACACAACGTTGCCAGAGGCCCGGCGAAGGGCGGAATTAGGTACCATCAAAACGTTACCCTGGATGAAGTAAAAGCGCTGGCTTTCTGGATGACCTGGAAATGTGCCGTAGTTGGTATCCCTTACGGCGGAGGTAAAGGTGGAGTCTGTGTAAATCCTCAAGAACTCTCTATGGGCGAACTGGAAAGACTTTCTAGACGCTTCTTCTCAGAAATACAGATAATCATAGGAGAGAACGAGGATATTCCCGCACCGGACGTCAACACAAACGCGCAGATAATGTCCTGGTACATGGATACTTATTCGATGAACGTTGGCCACTCCGTTCTCGGTATAGTCACCGGTAAGCCACTGGAAATTGGCGGTTCGAAGGGAAGATCTGAAGCCACAGGAAGAGGAGTCAGAGTCATCGCCGAAGAGGCAGCCAAGTACAAGGGTATGGATCCAAAAAGCGCCACAGTAGCGGTTCAGGGCTTCGGAAACGTCGGTTCTTTTGCGGCGAAATTGATAAGCGAAGAGATAGGCTCAAAAGTGGTTGCCCTTAGCGACGTTTCCGGTGGTCTGTACAATCCGGCTGGTTTCGATATCGACGAAGTAATTGCCTACAGAGACCAGAACAAGGGTGTAATCGAGGGTTATCCAAAGGGCCAGAAAATCAGCAACAACGATCTGTTGGCTCTAGATGTCGATATTCTAGTTCCCGCGGCGCTCGAAAACGCCATAACGGCGAATAATGCAGGCGACATCAAGGCCAAAATAATAGTCGAGGGAGCCAACGGACCGATAACGCCAGAAGCGGACGAAATAATACTCTCCAAGAACATCTTTATCGTTCCGGACTTCCTTGCAAACGCCGGTGGAGTCACTGTCTCCTACTTCGAATGGGTCCAGGGTCTGCAGCATTATTTCTGGGATATCGAAGACGTGAGAAGGGCTCTCCACAAGATCATGAAAGAAGCCTTCAACTCCGTAGCCTCGACGGCGAACAAGTACAACATCGATATGAGATCGGCAGCCTATGTAGATGCTATAGAGAAGGTTGCACTCGCGACCAAATTGAGAGGCATCTATCCCTGA